A DNA window from Helianthus annuus cultivar XRQ/B chromosome 15, HanXRQr2.0-SUNRISE, whole genome shotgun sequence contains the following coding sequences:
- the LOC110913137 gene encoding uncharacterized protein LOC110913137, producing the protein MAARKDVERASGVLQKRWCILSMPCRLYEKDQIRNVMYACIILHNMILEDEGHAIVEYYGEETESNNEDICNEERTQYQNLIESRQINSNLRADLVEHVSTLPRFNSIEDEDD; encoded by the coding sequence ATGGCGGCACGcaaagacgtcgagcgagcatCTGGTGTTTTGCAGAAAAGGTGGTGTATTTTGAGCATGCCTTGTAGATtgtatgaaaaagatcaaataaGAAACGTGATGTACGCGTGCATCATTctacacaacatgattttggaggatgaagggCATGCAATAGTTGAATATTATGGCGAGGAGACTGAATCAAATAACGAAGACATTTGTAACGAAGAGAGAACGCAATACCAAAATCTAATCGAGTCAAGACAAATAAATTCAAACCTTCGAGCTGATTTGGTTGAACATGTTTCGACGCTTCCTAGATTCAACTccattgaagatgaagatgattga